The Clostridium septicum genome contains a region encoding:
- the helD gene encoding RNA polymerase recycling motor HelD: MNENLEIEKKILEDKRKKIDHELEEKRKNQSNIGAKLKALTKEAKGSYSEEKETTEKIYAVLKKDIENYEEALNTPYFGRVDFRELRGEEESIYIGKQGISSTLDGEEVVVDWRAPVSDLYYSGTGGDAYYKAPSGIIEGNLSLKRKFLFKDNEIKEIFDEGINEIIINQAEGRDLVDEFLKINLEESRGKKLKEVVATIQKEQNDIIRWPKNLPIIVQGSAGSGKTTIALHRLAYLLYRYADTIEGKDILVLAPNKLFLDYISEILPNLGVDQVKQTTFQELVCKRLKLKGKIKNKDEKIKEIIETTDEKRCELITKSSEIKGTLDFKSAIDRYISLLESDSVDIQDVVVKGYVIFTRREIIRLYLKDLKTFPINKRKDEIKRYLGLKLKEKIENLCIQIDIEWEAEIKRIKKEMPDCEERRSKLIKVYGERDEIKNYIKSNTKSEMNDYFKEWRGITSKDIYLNLFRDKELFEIATLGKVPDEVFEFMKEEVLEHAENGIIDEDDLAPLLHINLLLEGVTEKEKFKHIVVDEAQDYNPFQIYLINKLSKGNSLTLVGDLAQGIYYYKGVKTWEDITNGVFNGKATYIQLTQSYRSTVEIIEFANGALEAQKLGLKSAKPVLRHGKEPSIIKCNENCEIVDNINRIISEIKDEGKSSIAIITKSLEEGKALEKMLKKKIKEKISLVKGTEKKSPGDISIIPAYLTKGLEFDATIIYDPSKGKYSNRLLDQRLLYVSLTRALHSEYIIEISEKTNMIK, encoded by the coding sequence ATGAATGAAAATTTAGAAATAGAAAAGAAAATACTTGAAGATAAAAGGAAAAAAATAGATCATGAGTTAGAAGAGAAAAGAAAAAATCAAAGCAATATAGGGGCAAAGCTTAAGGCATTAACTAAGGAAGCTAAAGGTTCATATAGCGAAGAGAAGGAAACTACAGAAAAAATATATGCGGTTTTAAAAAAAGATATAGAAAATTATGAGGAGGCTCTTAATACTCCGTATTTTGGACGTGTTGACTTTAGGGAATTAAGAGGAGAAGAGGAAAGTATATATATAGGAAAACAGGGGATTAGCTCAACATTAGATGGAGAAGAAGTTGTAGTTGATTGGAGGGCACCAGTTTCAGATCTTTACTATAGTGGAACAGGGGGGGATGCGTATTATAAAGCCCCTTCAGGAATAATAGAGGGAAATTTATCTTTAAAAAGAAAGTTTTTATTTAAGGATAACGAAATAAAAGAAATATTCGATGAAGGAATAAATGAAATAATAATAAATCAAGCAGAAGGAAGGGATTTAGTCGATGAATTTTTAAAAATAAACCTTGAAGAAAGTAGAGGTAAGAAATTAAAGGAAGTAGTGGCTACCATACAAAAAGAACAAAATGATATTATAAGGTGGCCTAAAAATCTTCCAATAATAGTTCAAGGATCAGCAGGATCAGGGAAGACAACAATAGCCCTTCATAGATTAGCTTATTTATTATATAGATATGCAGATACAATTGAAGGTAAAGATATATTAGTATTAGCACCTAATAAGTTGTTTTTGGATTATATATCAGAAATACTACCAAACCTTGGAGTAGATCAAGTAAAGCAAACTACTTTTCAAGAGTTAGTTTGTAAAAGACTTAAGCTAAAGGGAAAAATAAAAAATAAAGATGAAAAAATAAAAGAAATAATAGAAACTACAGATGAGAAAAGGTGTGAGTTAATTACAAAGTCATCTGAAATAAAAGGCACCTTGGATTTTAAAAGTGCAATAGATAGATATATATCTTTATTAGAAAGTGATTCTGTAGATATTCAAGATGTAGTAGTAAAAGGATACGTTATTTTTACTAGAAGGGAAATTATAAGGTTATATTTAAAAGATTTAAAAACTTTTCCTATAAATAAAAGAAAAGATGAAATAAAAAGGTATTTAGGATTAAAATTAAAAGAAAAAATAGAAAATCTTTGTATTCAAATTGATATTGAGTGGGAAGCTGAAATAAAAAGAATAAAAAAAGAAATGCCAGATTGTGAAGAAAGAAGAAGTAAACTTATAAAAGTTTATGGAGAAAGAGATGAAATTAAAAACTATATAAAATCAAATACAAAAAGCGAGATGAATGATTATTTTAAAGAGTGGAGAGGAATAACCTCAAAGGATATTTATTTAAATTTATTTAGAGATAAAGAGCTTTTTGAAATAGCAACACTAGGAAAAGTTCCTGATGAAGTATTTGAATTTATGAAAGAAGAGGTATTAGAACATGCTGAAAACGGAATTATTGATGAAGATGATTTAGCACCTCTTCTACATATTAATTTGCTTTTAGAAGGAGTTACTGAAAAGGAAAAATTTAAGCATATAGTTGTAGATGAAGCTCAAGATTATAATCCATTTCAAATATATTTAATTAATAAATTATCAAAAGGAAATTCATTAACTTTAGTGGGGGATTTAGCTCAAGGTATTTACTATTATAAAGGTGTTAAAACATGGGAAGACATAACTAATGGTGTTTTTAATGGAAAGGCAACTTATATTCAATTAACTCAAAGTTATAGATCAACAGTTGAAATAATTGAGTTTGCAAACGGAGCTTTAGAGGCGCAAAAACTTGGATTAAAGTCTGCAAAACCAGTACTTAGACATGGAAAAGAGCCAAGTATTATAAAATGCAATGAAAATTGTGAAATTGTAGATAATATAAATAGAATAATAAGTGAAATTAAAGATGAAGGAAAAAGTAGCATTGCTATCATAACTAAAAGTTTAGAAGAGGGTAAAGCATTAGAAAAAATGCTTAAAAAGAAAATTAAAGAAAAAATTTCATTAGTAAAGGGTACGGAAAAAAAATCACCTGGGGATATATCAATTATACCAGCTTATTTAACTAAAGGATTAGAGTTTGATGCTACAATAATATATGATCCAAGCAAAGGGAAGTACTCAAATAGACTTTTAGATCAAAGATTATTGTATGTTTCTTTAACTAGAGCTTTGCATAGTGAATATATCATAGAAATTAGTGAAAAAACAAATATGATAAAATAA
- a CDS encoding BCCT family transporter, whose protein sequence is MRNTKIRFFNKNNIIFKSFIIFSTIIFVWGALFKNNFEKNVSVVYSMFIDKFSWAYCGMMLIFFLVCLWAVFSRFSKVKLGDNNSKPEFSNISWFAMLFSAGMGIGLVFWGVAEPLTHYINPLGVEGVTEEAKKFAFSKAFLHIGVSAWACYAVLALALAYIHYRRKKPLLISSLLIPLVGEEKAKGTLGKIVDIFTVFATMAGIITSLGMGTLQVTSGLNYLLGVPETNIVKIVIITVITLLFLISACTGVKKGIKILSNANIALAFLLFTMAIIVGPKGELLKNISLGLQGYGVDLLTTNNNIFISGPWYEKWTIFYWGWWIAWAPSVAIFIARVSKGRTIREFILGVLFIPAGFCMAWMAVFGNLGVNAPIEIGNVAIQKVETSMFMIFQQYPLGNLMSLIAIALLITFFVTSADSATYVLGMITCNGDTKVKNIRKIILGATLSLLTIILLFAGGLEMIQNASIIAALPFGIIMLISICGFIRELYVYEPKLEYTKLNSKSFRVKPLER, encoded by the coding sequence ATGAGAAATACAAAAATAAGATTTTTTAATAAAAATAATATTATCTTTAAAAGTTTTATTATTTTTTCAACAATTATATTTGTTTGGGGAGCTTTATTTAAGAATAATTTTGAAAAAAATGTATCAGTAGTTTATTCAATGTTTATTGATAAATTTTCATGGGCATATTGTGGAATGATGTTAATATTTTTCTTAGTATGTTTATGGGCAGTTTTTAGTAGATTTAGTAAAGTTAAATTAGGAGATAATAATTCTAAACCAGAGTTTTCTAATATAAGTTGGTTTGCAATGTTGTTTAGTGCTGGAATGGGAATAGGATTAGTTTTCTGGGGAGTAGCAGAACCATTAACACATTACATTAACCCATTAGGTGTTGAAGGAGTCACAGAGGAAGCAAAAAAATTTGCTTTTTCAAAAGCTTTTCTTCATATAGGAGTATCTGCTTGGGCTTGTTATGCTGTATTAGCTTTAGCACTTGCTTATATACATTATAGAAGAAAGAAACCTTTATTAATTAGTAGTTTATTAATACCTTTAGTAGGAGAAGAGAAAGCAAAAGGAACTTTAGGGAAAATTGTTGATATATTTACTGTATTTGCAACAATGGCAGGGATAATTACTTCACTTGGAATGGGAACATTACAAGTAACAAGTGGTTTAAATTATTTATTGGGAGTACCAGAAACAAATATTGTAAAGATAGTAATAATAACAGTAATAACTTTATTGTTTTTAATATCAGCTTGTACAGGCGTTAAAAAAGGGATAAAAATATTATCTAATGCAAATATAGCTTTAGCATTTCTATTATTTACAATGGCAATTATAGTTGGACCTAAAGGCGAACTTTTAAAAAATATAAGTTTAGGTTTACAAGGTTATGGAGTTGATTTATTAACAACTAATAATAATATTTTTATAAGTGGACCTTGGTATGAAAAATGGACAATTTTTTATTGGGGATGGTGGATTGCTTGGGCACCTTCTGTTGCTATATTTATAGCTAGAGTTTCAAAAGGAAGAACTATTAGGGAATTCATACTTGGAGTTTTATTTATTCCAGCAGGATTTTGCATGGCTTGGATGGCTGTATTTGGTAATTTAGGAGTAAACGCACCAATTGAAATAGGTAATGTTGCAATACAAAAAGTGGAAACATCTATGTTTATGATATTCCAGCAATATCCGCTAGGTAATTTAATGTCATTAATTGCAATAGCTTTATTGATAACTTTCTTTGTAACAAGTGCAGACTCAGCCACTTATGTTTTAGGAATGATAACATGTAATGGAGATACTAAAGTTAAAAATATTAGGAAGATAATTTTAGGAGCAACATTATCATTATTAACAATTATACTTTTATTTGCAGGAGGATTAGAAATGATTCAAAATGCATCAATAATAGCAGCACTACCTTTTGGAATAATCATGTTAATATCCATATGTGGATTTATAAGAGAATTATATGTTTATGAGCCAAAGCTTGAATATACAAAATTAAATAGTAAAAGTTTTAGGGTAAAACCTTTAGAACGTTGA